From Streptomyces chrestomyceticus JCM 4735, one genomic window encodes:
- a CDS encoding DUF6093 family protein codes for MSALEALLASGRAAAAELMRETVALYRPGADGFDWSTGATTPTPSTALYSGPARVKPEKAEGREVDAGEQLVALRRFTVSLPWATPVPSVRPRPGDVVDVLASPDARMVGLRLWVTGAEYSSTATAWRISAEDRS; via the coding sequence GTGAGCGCCTTGGAGGCTCTGCTGGCGTCGGGCCGAGCGGCGGCCGCAGAACTGATGCGCGAGACGGTGGCGCTCTACCGGCCCGGTGCCGACGGCTTCGACTGGTCGACGGGTGCTACTACGCCGACCCCGTCGACCGCCCTCTACAGCGGCCCGGCTCGGGTCAAGCCGGAGAAGGCCGAGGGCCGCGAAGTCGATGCGGGCGAGCAGCTCGTGGCGCTGCGCCGGTTCACTGTGTCGCTGCCGTGGGCGACCCCGGTGCCGTCCGTGCGGCCCCGGCCGGGGGACGTGGTCGATGTCCTGGCGTCGCCGGATGCGCGGATGGTGGGCCTGCGGCTGTGGGTGACCGGCGCGGAGTACAGCAGTACGGCCACGGCGTGGCGGATCAGTGCGGAGGACAGGTCATGA
- a CDS encoding phage tail tape measure protein, translated as MADRTVRVVLTGTVTPYQAAMRQAARVTQQTAGQIAASARAGTQRAQASLTSMARAAQVQSGRASAAVDRMAQRASASMSRMAGRGVAAFSPISAASSRAAAQVSARWQAATQTVQSRIARTAAAARTGGALMGAGLASGADRVALRWNAALTATQARFPRLAALATAAGSRAAAGLSAGAGAVASRWSAASSAVAARWQAAMAAVGRGAAAVQGAAGAGAAAVSARWSAAAGAVAARWRATSAAVTGSMAAARAAAGSAAGWVAARWSAAAAATGRALGSMHLAAVAAGAGIMGVATNGTRALKAVRVASLGLVGAFVAAALAAANFEKGMSEVRAVTDGSAAEMRQLSQAALDAGNATKYSASQAANAEAELARAGVSTADIIGGALKGSLDLAASGQLELGESAIISAQAMNAFGLEGKDVAHIADVISAGAGKSATNVHDMGMAFRQSALLANQTGLSLEDTVGTLAMFAQNALTGSDAGTSLKTMLQRLTPQSNEAQAAMDAVGFSAYDSQGNFVGLSEMAQRLHDSFGQLTPEARNSAFATIFGSDAVRAATILYQAGAIGVDTWRKAVSDSGYATRVAATMTDNLAGDYERLKSALETGLISSGSAANGVLRGMAQALTSAVNWYNQLSPSAQRSVTAVVGIVGAVGLAGSALLLMLPRIMAVRRELVAMGLTAARARAAMMMLGKVGLVVGALAAVKFGVDALGRKLLEAPPNVTKLTNSLVDLAVRGKAAGEVSKAFGKDLDGFGDAVKRITDPEGLTAFTDALGKVPLIGGEAGGLTEAKDKVKALDDALTQLVQSGSQDVAQKAFARLAAEAEKQGVSTAKVKELLPQYADALTGVDTQSKLSAQGQKQLGDAAAMTKDEFEDQRSEAEKLTDALNALNGVNISAGQDEIAFQASLHSLTEAVKDNGHSLDVTSEKGRAVKSAFLDAAKAAMTHAQSVAEQKGSVAAGNAVLEQNIAALKRTMRAAGFTEPQIRQLTAAYAQLPSSKTTDIKANTTKAIQDLQQVQNKVRNTKGKEIPMRALTGAAEAALKRLGFKVTHMKDGSVRVSVPPGPPSAQVARIQSVINGLQGRTVTVSIFKTTYVDEVKRNTYGPYADGYRYGRARGGPVPGYAGGGDVQAFPQGGYVRGPGTSTSDSILGLFAAGPAMVSDTEYVVRASAVRRYGLPLLDALNTERLPKFAQGGVPGFAGGGFTYQPTGGVVMTGEGGDPKARYDKELQDLKDAWKNLTDAMADARKKAADLKAAEQNLAKVRRGKHTARQLDAAEERVGKARSAKRSADAKVRQERKDVNAADKALGLPSGAKPPTTFSLKAYQTQLNKSLAATNWWRRQLDVIAKRGGQDIRELLEGMGSEGYALVEQLAKASDKQFKDIVGKLQKVGGVAKATLADFTKQLDSSTSKSQQFASDLQSLAARGFGDLAAQLAAQGDATAMDLAHQAVTGKASDVAAANKAVGKNGKVLTGEELSASLTVLAALRSKAGAGIADVIGAGVDFSTLKTLVPKMLSQINKLPDIYKSTFLKQWAGQGGVTAMARGGILTRPTAVLAAEAGKVESWIPVDGSARSQGLLTRTAGLMGYQLVPAGRYGAARAEPSTVVREVARHTTVNLNGAKQSTAAQAADIARHLAFVG; from the coding sequence GTGGCCGATCGCACCGTTCGCGTTGTCCTGACCGGCACCGTCACGCCGTACCAGGCCGCGATGCGGCAGGCCGCCCGCGTCACCCAGCAGACGGCCGGACAGATCGCCGCGAGCGCCCGCGCCGGCACCCAGCGGGCCCAGGCGTCGCTGACGTCGATGGCCCGCGCGGCCCAGGTGCAGTCCGGCCGGGCCAGCGCTGCGGTCGACCGCATGGCCCAGCGTGCCTCCGCGTCGATGTCCCGGATGGCGGGCCGGGGTGTGGCGGCGTTCTCGCCGATCAGCGCGGCCTCCAGCCGGGCCGCGGCGCAGGTGTCGGCCCGCTGGCAGGCGGCCACGCAGACGGTGCAGTCCCGCATCGCCCGTACGGCAGCCGCCGCCCGCACGGGCGGGGCGCTGATGGGCGCGGGCCTGGCGTCCGGCGCCGACCGGGTCGCGCTGCGCTGGAACGCGGCGCTCACCGCGACGCAGGCGCGGTTCCCCCGGCTGGCGGCCCTGGCCACGGCCGCGGGGTCACGGGCGGCGGCTGGCCTGTCGGCCGGAGCGGGCGCGGTGGCGTCGCGGTGGTCCGCCGCGTCGTCGGCGGTGGCCGCGCGCTGGCAGGCCGCGATGGCGGCGGTCGGCCGGGGCGCGGCGGCCGTCCAGGGCGCGGCCGGGGCGGGTGCGGCGGCGGTGTCGGCGCGCTGGTCGGCGGCGGCCGGGGCCGTGGCAGCCCGCTGGCGGGCGACGTCGGCGGCGGTCACCGGGTCGATGGCGGCTGCGCGTGCGGCTGCCGGATCTGCGGCGGGCTGGGTGGCGGCCCGCTGGTCGGCGGCTGCCGCGGCGACCGGCCGGGCGCTCGGGTCGATGCATCTGGCGGCCGTCGCGGCGGGCGCCGGCATCATGGGCGTCGCCACCAACGGCACGAGGGCGCTCAAGGCGGTCCGGGTCGCGAGTCTCGGCCTGGTCGGCGCGTTCGTCGCCGCCGCGCTGGCCGCCGCGAACTTCGAGAAGGGCATGAGCGAGGTCCGGGCCGTCACGGACGGCTCGGCGGCCGAGATGCGGCAGCTTTCGCAGGCCGCACTGGACGCGGGCAACGCCACCAAGTACTCCGCCAGCCAGGCCGCGAACGCCGAGGCCGAACTCGCGAGGGCAGGCGTGTCGACGGCCGACATCATCGGCGGCGCCCTGAAGGGGTCCCTGGACTTGGCGGCGTCCGGGCAGCTGGAGCTGGGCGAGTCAGCGATCATCAGCGCCCAGGCCATGAACGCCTTCGGGCTGGAGGGGAAGGACGTCGCGCACATTGCCGACGTCATCTCGGCCGGCGCGGGCAAGAGCGCCACGAACGTGCACGACATGGGCATGGCCTTCCGGCAGTCCGCCCTGCTCGCCAACCAGACCGGCTTGTCGCTGGAAGACACGGTCGGCACGCTGGCGATGTTTGCCCAGAACGCGCTGACCGGCAGCGACGCGGGCACGTCGTTGAAGACGATGCTGCAGCGCCTCACTCCGCAGTCCAACGAGGCCCAGGCCGCGATGGACGCGGTCGGGTTCTCGGCGTACGACTCGCAGGGGAACTTCGTCGGCCTGAGCGAGATGGCGCAGCGGCTGCACGACTCTTTCGGCCAACTGACGCCAGAGGCGCGGAACTCTGCCTTTGCGACGATCTTCGGCAGCGACGCGGTACGCGCGGCCACGATCCTCTACCAGGCTGGCGCGATCGGCGTCGACACTTGGCGCAAGGCCGTCAGCGACTCGGGGTACGCGACGCGCGTCGCGGCCACGATGACCGACAACCTCGCCGGCGACTACGAGCGTCTGAAGTCGGCGCTGGAGACGGGCCTCATCTCCTCCGGGTCCGCAGCCAACGGCGTGCTCCGCGGCATGGCGCAGGCCCTGACCAGCGCCGTGAACTGGTACAACCAGCTTTCGCCGTCCGCCCAGCGCAGTGTGACGGCCGTCGTCGGCATCGTGGGCGCGGTCGGTCTGGCCGGGTCGGCGCTGCTGCTGATGCTGCCGCGCATCATGGCCGTACGCCGGGAGCTGGTGGCCATGGGGCTGACGGCGGCACGCGCGCGAGCCGCGATGATGATGCTCGGCAAGGTCGGTCTCGTCGTCGGTGCTCTGGCTGCGGTGAAGTTCGGCGTCGACGCCCTCGGCCGGAAGCTCCTGGAGGCCCCGCCCAACGTCACCAAGTTGACGAACAGCCTGGTAGACCTGGCTGTGCGGGGAAAAGCGGCGGGCGAGGTCAGCAAGGCGTTCGGTAAGGATCTCGACGGCTTCGGGGACGCGGTGAAACGCATCACCGATCCTGAAGGGCTGACGGCGTTCACGGACGCACTGGGCAAGGTGCCGCTGATCGGCGGTGAGGCTGGCGGCCTGACGGAGGCCAAGGACAAGGTCAAGGCCCTCGACGACGCCCTGACGCAGCTGGTGCAGTCCGGCAGTCAGGATGTGGCGCAGAAGGCGTTCGCCCGGCTGGCCGCGGAGGCCGAGAAGCAAGGCGTGTCCACCGCCAAGGTCAAGGAACTGTTGCCGCAGTACGCCGATGCGCTGACGGGTGTGGATACGCAGTCCAAGCTGTCGGCTCAGGGGCAGAAGCAGCTGGGCGACGCCGCCGCGATGACCAAGGACGAGTTCGAGGATCAGCGGTCCGAGGCTGAGAAGTTGACCGACGCGCTGAACGCCCTGAACGGCGTGAACATCTCGGCGGGCCAGGACGAGATCGCGTTCCAGGCGTCACTGCATTCGCTGACGGAAGCGGTCAAGGACAACGGCCACTCGTTGGACGTGACCAGCGAGAAGGGGCGCGCGGTCAAGAGCGCGTTCCTGGACGCGGCCAAAGCGGCGATGACGCACGCCCAGTCGGTGGCCGAGCAGAAGGGCTCGGTGGCCGCGGGCAACGCGGTGCTCGAACAGAACATCGCCGCGTTGAAGCGCACGATGCGGGCGGCCGGGTTCACCGAGCCGCAGATCCGGCAGCTCACGGCGGCCTACGCGCAGCTGCCGTCGTCGAAGACGACCGACATCAAGGCGAACACGACGAAGGCGATCCAGGACCTGCAGCAGGTCCAGAACAAGGTCCGCAACACCAAGGGCAAAGAGATCCCGATGCGCGCGCTGACCGGCGCGGCCGAGGCAGCCCTCAAGAGGCTCGGGTTCAAGGTCACGCACATGAAGGACGGGTCGGTGCGTGTCTCCGTCCCGCCCGGTCCTCCGTCCGCGCAGGTCGCCCGCATTCAGAGCGTGATCAACGGTCTGCAGGGCCGCACTGTCACCGTCAGCATCTTCAAGACCACGTACGTCGATGAGGTCAAGCGGAACACCTACGGGCCGTACGCGGACGGCTACCGGTACGGGCGCGCCCGCGGCGGCCCGGTGCCCGGCTACGCGGGCGGCGGCGACGTGCAGGCGTTCCCGCAAGGCGGATACGTGCGAGGGCCGGGCACCAGCACGAGCGACAGCATCCTCGGCCTGTTCGCCGCCGGGCCCGCCATGGTCTCGGACACGGAGTACGTCGTCAGGGCGTCCGCGGTACGGCGGTACGGGCTGCCGCTGCTCGACGCGCTCAACACTGAGCGGCTGCCCAAGTTCGCGCAGGGCGGCGTGCCCGGCTTCGCGGGTGGCGGGTTCACGTACCAGCCGACCGGTGGCGTGGTCATGACCGGTGAGGGCGGCGACCCGAAGGCCCGCTACGACAAGGAACTCCAGGACTTGAAAGACGCCTGGAAGAACCTCACGGACGCGATGGCCGATGCACGAAAGAAGGCGGCCGACCTGAAAGCGGCCGAGCAGAACCTGGCCAAGGTGCGGCGCGGCAAGCACACGGCCAGGCAACTGGACGCGGCAGAGGAGAGGGTGGGAAAGGCCCGGTCGGCGAAGCGGTCGGCGGATGCCAAGGTCCGCCAGGAGCGCAAGGACGTCAACGCCGCCGACAAGGCGCTGGGCCTGCCGTCCGGAGCGAAGCCGCCGACGACGTTCAGCTTGAAGGCGTACCAGACCCAGCTGAACAAGTCGCTCGCGGCGACGAACTGGTGGCGGCGTCAGCTTGACGTGATCGCCAAGCGTGGCGGCCAGGACATCCGCGAACTGCTGGAGGGCATGGGCTCGGAGGGCTACGCCCTGGTGGAGCAGCTGGCGAAGGCGTCCGACAAGCAGTTCAAGGACATCGTCGGCAAGCTGCAGAAGGTCGGCGGCGTTGCCAAGGCGACCCTGGCCGATTTCACCAAGCAGCTCGACTCCAGCACCTCGAAGAGCCAGCAGTTCGCCAGTGACCTGCAGTCCCTCGCTGCGCGCGGGTTCGGTGATCTGGCGGCGCAGCTGGCGGCGCAGGGCGATGCCACGGCGATGGATCTGGCCCACCAGGCCGTCACCGGCAAGGCGTCGGACGTGGCCGCAGCGAACAAGGCCGTCGGGAAGAACGGCAAGGTGCTCACCGGCGAGGAACTGTCCGCGTCGCTGACCGTGCTGGCCGCGCTGCGCTCGAAAGCGGGCGCGGGCATCGCCGACGTCATCGGCGCTGGCGTGGATTTCAGCACGCTGAAGACGCTGGTGCCGAAGATGTTGAGCCAGATCAACAAGCTGCCCGACATCTACAAGTCGACGTTCCTGAAGCAGTGGGCGGGGCAGGGCGGGGTCACCGCGATGGCGCGCGGCGGCATCCTCACCCGGCCCACCGCCGTCCTCGCCGCCGAGGCCGGAAAGGTCGAGTCGTGGATCCCGGTCGACGGCTCGGCCCGCTCGCAGGGCCTGCTCACGCGGACGGCCGGGCTCATGGGCTACCAGCTGGTGCCCGCCGGCCGGTACGGGGCCGCCCGCGCCGAGCCGTCCACGGTGGTACGCGAGGTGGCCCGGCACACCACGGTCAACCTCAACGGCGCCAAACAGAGCACGGCCGCGCAGGCCGCCGACATCGCGAGGCATCTCGCCTTCGTGGGATAG